The Maylandia zebra isolate NMK-2024a linkage group LG4, Mzebra_GT3a, whole genome shotgun sequence genome includes a window with the following:
- the csdc2b gene encoding cold shock domain-containing protein C2, whose protein sequence is MADPSLTSPSGTPLRSPSSSVTLSFPFLSERSRVWEEGREQPLPRELPSPLPTKRTRTYSATVRAHSGPVFKGVCKNFSRSQGHGFIQPSHGGEDIFVHISDIEGEYVPVEGDEVTYKVCRVPPKNLKVQAVEVKIAHLKPGTKHETWSGQIISS, encoded by the exons ATGGCGGACCCCAGTCTCACATCGCCCTCTGGGACCCCTCTGCGTTCCCCCAGCAGCTCTGTCACCCTATCCTTCCCCTTCTTGAGCGAGAGGAGCCGGGTGTGGGAGGAAGGAAGGGAGCAGCCCCTGCCGCGAGAACTGCCCAGCCCACTGCCGACCAAACGCACCCGCACATACTCTGC CACTGTGCGCGCTCACTCAGGTCCAGTTTTTAAAGGAGTATGTAAGAACTTCTCCAGGTCACAAGGTCACGGTTTCATCCAACCTTCCCACGGCGGTGAAGACATCTTTGTTCACATCTCAGA CATCGAGGGGGAATACGTCCCAGTCGAGGGAGATGAAGTCACATACAAAGTATGCCGGGTCCCACCCAAAAACCTGAAGGTGCAGGCGGTGGAGGTGAAGATCGCACACCTCAAGCCAGGAACGAAACATGAGACCTGGTCTGGGCAGATCATCAGCTCGTAG